In one window of Harpia harpyja isolate bHarHar1 chromosome 11, bHarHar1 primary haplotype, whole genome shotgun sequence DNA:
- the CCDC124 gene encoding coiled-coil domain-containing protein 124, with translation MPKKFQGENTKSAAARARKAEAKAAADAKRQQELEDAYWKDEDKHVMRKEQRKEEREKRRLEQLERKKELQRLLEEEDSKLKGKSPKQVTPGKVTRAQIEETIRKDQQQKENADTVEKEKTHLEVPLEENINRRVLEEGSVEARTIEDAIAVLSVANDLDRHPERRMKAAFTAFEEVNLPRLKQENPNMRLSQLKQLLKKEWMKSPENPMNQRHKAYNSQK, from the exons ATGCCCAAGAAGTTCCAAGGTGAAAATACCAAGTCGGCTGCTGCCCGCGCGAGGAaagctgaggcaaaggcagcagccGATGCCAAAcgtcagcaggagctggaagatgCCTACTGGAAGGATGAAGACAAACACGTGATGAGGAAGGAACAAAGGAAG gaggagagggagaagcggcggctggagcagctggagcgcaagaaggagctgcagcgcctgctggaggaggaagaCTCGAAGCTGAAAGGGAAGTCACCCAAGCAGGTCACTCCAGGCAAAGTCACCAGGGCCCAAATTGAGGAGACGATCAGaaaagaccagcagcagaaggaGAATGCAGATACAG tggagaaggaaaagactCACTTGGAGGTGCCCTTGGAAGAGAACATCAACAGAAGGGTGCTGGAGGAAGGATCGGTGGAGGCCAGGACGATTGAAGATGCCATTGCTGTCCTCAG CGTTGCCAATGATCTGGACCGGCACCCGGAGCGCCGGATGAAAGCTGCCTTCACAGCTTTTGAAGAGGTCAATCTGCCACGCCTGAAGCAAGAGAACCCCAACATGCGCCTGTCCCAGCTGAAGCAACTCCTCAAGAAGGAGTGGATGAAGTCTCCAGAAAACCCCATGAACCAGAGGCACAAAGCTTACAACAGCCAAAAGTAG
- the KCNN1 gene encoding small conductance calcium-activated potassium channel protein 1 isoform X3: protein MLPVARGRGVEGSPWHPDPRTPPAPSPGPAAPNAPRPPPAGPGEPEQVAPAPLSHAGSPGPLSARAMSGCRYNGGVARPRGPLNASARSLHPLEGETQPLRPHRPPGLEVVVSRPEQPGGPDPGPAAAPGQDAAEERRRGPRRNQNIGYKLGHRRALFEKRKRLSDYALIFGMFGIVVMVTETELSWGVYTKESSYSFALKCLISLSTVILLGLIVMYHAREIQLFMVDNGADDWRIAMTYERIFFIALELIVCAIHPIPGQYLFTWTARLAFTYAASVADADVDIILSIPMFLRLYLIGRVMLLHSKLFTDASSRSIGALNKINFNTRFVMKTLMTICPGTVLLVFSISSWIIAAWTVRVCERYVGYHDKQEVTSNFLGAMWLISITFLSIGYGDMVPHTYCGKGVCLLTGIMGAGCTALVVAVVARKLELTKAEKHVHNFMMDTQLTKRVKNAAANVLRETWLIYKHTKLVKKIDHAKVRKHQRKFLQAIHQLRSVKMEQRKLNDQANTLVDLAKERNEDLEKRLGALESKMEALGLSLLALPGLVSQALGQQQRELLGSWTPRLCSATAPCTPTRTPRSPSTAPPTSSDSG, encoded by the exons ATGCTCCCCGTAGCGCGGGGCCGTG GTGTGGAGGGAAGCCCATGGCACCCGGACCCCCGGACCCCCCCCGCGCCaagccccggccccgcagcccctaACGCCCCGAGgccccccccggccggccccggggagCCCGAGCAG GTCGCCCCCGCGCCGCTGAGCCATGCGGGATCGCCCGGCCCCCTCTCCGCCAGAGCCATGAGCGGCTGCCGGTACAATGGGGGGGTGGCACGGCCCCGGGGCCCCCTGAACGCCTCCGCTCGCAGCCTGCACCCGCTGGAGGGTGAGACCCAGCCGCTGCGACCCCACCGTCCCCCCGGCCTCGAGGTGGTGGTCTCACGGCCGGAGCAGCCCGGGGGTCCGGatcccggcccggcggcggccccggggcaggATGCGGCCGAGGAGCGGCGACGAGGACCCCGGAGGAACCAGAACATCGGGTACAAGCTGGGGCACCGGCGAGCCCTCTTCGAGAAGCGGAAGCGCCTCAGCGATTACGCCCTCATTTTCGGGATGTTCGGCATCGTGGTGATGGTCACGGAGACGGAGCTGTCCTGGGGGGTCTACACCAAG GAGTCATCGTATTCGTTTGCACTGAAATGCCTTATCAGCCTCTCGACCGTCATCCTCCTGGGGCTCATCGTCATGTACCACGCCAGGGAGATCCAG CTCTTCATGGTGGATAACGGCGCCGACGACTGGCGCATCGCCATGACCTACGAGCGCATCTTCTTCATCGCCCTGGAGCTGATCGTCTGCGCCATCCACCCCATCCCCGGCCAGTACCTCTTCACCTGGACGGCGCGGTTGGCTTTCACCTATGCCGCCTCGGTAGCCGATGCCGATGTAGACATCATCCTCTCCATCCCCATGTTCCTGCGGCTGTACCTGATCGGGCGCGTCATGCTGCTGCACAGCAAGCTCTTCACCGACGCCTCCTCCCGCAGCATCGGTGCCCTCAACAAGATCAACTTCAACACCCGCTTCGTTATGAAGACCCTCATGACCATCTGCCCCGGCACCGTCCTCCTGGTCTTCAGCATCTCCTCCTGGATCATCGCCGCCTGGACGGTCCGTGTCTGCGAGAGGTACGTGGG GTACCACGACAAGCAGGAGGTGACCAGCAACTTCTTGGGGGCAATGTGGCTGATCTCCATCACCTTCCTCTCCATCGGCTACGGGGACATGGTGCCGCACACCTACTGCGGGAAGGGCGTGTGTCTGCTCACCGGCATCATG GGTGCCGGCTGCACCGCTCTGGTCGTCGCTGTCGTTGCTAGAAAGCTAGAGCTCACCAAAGCGGAGAAACACGTGCACAACTTCATGATGGATACGCAGCTAACGAAGCgg GTGAAAAATGCTGCTGCCAACGTACTCAGGGAAACGTGGCTCATCTACAAACACACCAAGCTGGTGAAGAAGATCGACCATGCCAAAGTTCGGAAACACCAGCGTAAGTTCCTCCAAGCCATCCATCA GTTGAGGAGCGTGAAGATGGAGCAGCGGAAGCTGAACGACCAGGCCAACACGCTGGTGGACCTGGCAAAG GAGCGTAACGAGGACCTGGAGAAGCGGCTGGGCGCCCTGGAGAGCAAGATGGAGGCGCTGGGGCTGAGCCTGCTGGCGCTGCCGGGGCTGGTCAGCCaagccctggggcagcagcagcgtGAGCTCCTGGGGAGCTGGACCCCCCGTCTCTGCTCCGCCACGGCCCCTTGCACCCCCACCCGAACCCCCAGGTCCCCTTCCAccgccccccccacctcctcggACAGCGGgtga
- the KCNN1 gene encoding small conductance calcium-activated potassium channel protein 1 isoform X1 produces MLPVARGRGVEGSPWHPDPRTPPAPSPGPAAPNAPRPPPAGPGEPEQVAPAPLSHAGSPGPLSARAMSGCRYNGGVARPRGPLNASARSLHPLEGETQPLRPHRPPGLEVVVSRPEQPGGPDPGPAAAPGQDAAEERRRGPRRNQNIGYKLGHRRALFEKRKRLSDYALIFGMFGIVVMVTETELSWGVYTKESSYSFALKCLISLSTVILLGLIVMYHAREIQLFMVDNGADDWRIAMTYERIFFIALELIVCAIHPIPGQYLFTWTARLAFTYAASVADADVDIILSIPMFLRLYLIGRVMLLHSKLFTDASSRSIGALNKINFNTRFVMKTLMTICPGTVLLVFSISSWIIAAWTVRVCERYVGYHDKQEVTSNFLGAMWLISITFLSIGYGDMVPHTYCGKGVCLLTGIMGAGCTALVVAVVARKLELTKAEKHVHNFMMDTQLTKRVKNAAANVLRETWLIYKHTKLVKKIDHAKVRKHQRKFLQAIHQLRSVKMEQRKLNDQANTLVDLAKTQNIMYDMVSELQERNEDLEKRLGALESKMEALGLSLLALPGLVSQALGQQQRELLGSWTPRLCSATAPCTPTRTPRSPSTAPPTSSDSG; encoded by the exons ATGCTCCCCGTAGCGCGGGGCCGTG GTGTGGAGGGAAGCCCATGGCACCCGGACCCCCGGACCCCCCCCGCGCCaagccccggccccgcagcccctaACGCCCCGAGgccccccccggccggccccggggagCCCGAGCAG GTCGCCCCCGCGCCGCTGAGCCATGCGGGATCGCCCGGCCCCCTCTCCGCCAGAGCCATGAGCGGCTGCCGGTACAATGGGGGGGTGGCACGGCCCCGGGGCCCCCTGAACGCCTCCGCTCGCAGCCTGCACCCGCTGGAGGGTGAGACCCAGCCGCTGCGACCCCACCGTCCCCCCGGCCTCGAGGTGGTGGTCTCACGGCCGGAGCAGCCCGGGGGTCCGGatcccggcccggcggcggccccggggcaggATGCGGCCGAGGAGCGGCGACGAGGACCCCGGAGGAACCAGAACATCGGGTACAAGCTGGGGCACCGGCGAGCCCTCTTCGAGAAGCGGAAGCGCCTCAGCGATTACGCCCTCATTTTCGGGATGTTCGGCATCGTGGTGATGGTCACGGAGACGGAGCTGTCCTGGGGGGTCTACACCAAG GAGTCATCGTATTCGTTTGCACTGAAATGCCTTATCAGCCTCTCGACCGTCATCCTCCTGGGGCTCATCGTCATGTACCACGCCAGGGAGATCCAG CTCTTCATGGTGGATAACGGCGCCGACGACTGGCGCATCGCCATGACCTACGAGCGCATCTTCTTCATCGCCCTGGAGCTGATCGTCTGCGCCATCCACCCCATCCCCGGCCAGTACCTCTTCACCTGGACGGCGCGGTTGGCTTTCACCTATGCCGCCTCGGTAGCCGATGCCGATGTAGACATCATCCTCTCCATCCCCATGTTCCTGCGGCTGTACCTGATCGGGCGCGTCATGCTGCTGCACAGCAAGCTCTTCACCGACGCCTCCTCCCGCAGCATCGGTGCCCTCAACAAGATCAACTTCAACACCCGCTTCGTTATGAAGACCCTCATGACCATCTGCCCCGGCACCGTCCTCCTGGTCTTCAGCATCTCCTCCTGGATCATCGCCGCCTGGACGGTCCGTGTCTGCGAGAGGTACGTGGG GTACCACGACAAGCAGGAGGTGACCAGCAACTTCTTGGGGGCAATGTGGCTGATCTCCATCACCTTCCTCTCCATCGGCTACGGGGACATGGTGCCGCACACCTACTGCGGGAAGGGCGTGTGTCTGCTCACCGGCATCATG GGTGCCGGCTGCACCGCTCTGGTCGTCGCTGTCGTTGCTAGAAAGCTAGAGCTCACCAAAGCGGAGAAACACGTGCACAACTTCATGATGGATACGCAGCTAACGAAGCgg GTGAAAAATGCTGCTGCCAACGTACTCAGGGAAACGTGGCTCATCTACAAACACACCAAGCTGGTGAAGAAGATCGACCATGCCAAAGTTCGGAAACACCAGCGTAAGTTCCTCCAAGCCATCCATCA GTTGAGGAGCGTGAAGATGGAGCAGCGGAAGCTGAACGACCAGGCCAACACGCTGGTGGACCTGGCAAAG ACCCAGAACATCATGTACGACATGGTCTCGGAGCTGCAGGAGCGTAACGAGGACCTGGAGAAGCGGCTGGGCGCCCTGGAGAGCAAGATGGAGGCGCTGGGGCTGAGCCTGCTGGCGCTGCCGGGGCTGGTCAGCCaagccctggggcagcagcagcgtGAGCTCCTGGGGAGCTGGACCCCCCGTCTCTGCTCCGCCACGGCCCCTTGCACCCCCACCCGAACCCCCAGGTCCCCTTCCAccgccccccccacctcctcggACAGCGGgtga
- the KCNN1 gene encoding small conductance calcium-activated potassium channel protein 1 isoform X4: MSGCRYNGGVARPRGPLNASARSLHPLEGETQPLRPHRPPGLEVVVSRPEQPGGPDPGPAAAPGQDAAEERRRGPRRNQNIGYKLGHRRALFEKRKRLSDYALIFGMFGIVVMVTETELSWGVYTKESSYSFALKCLISLSTVILLGLIVMYHAREIQLFMVDNGADDWRIAMTYERIFFIALELIVCAIHPIPGQYLFTWTARLAFTYAASVADADVDIILSIPMFLRLYLIGRVMLLHSKLFTDASSRSIGALNKINFNTRFVMKTLMTICPGTVLLVFSISSWIIAAWTVRVCERYVGYHDKQEVTSNFLGAMWLISITFLSIGYGDMVPHTYCGKGVCLLTGIMGAGCTALVVAVVARKLELTKAEKHVHNFMMDTQLTKRVKNAAANVLRETWLIYKHTKLVKKIDHAKVRKHQRKFLQAIHQLRSVKMEQRKLNDQANTLVDLAKTQNIMYDMVSELQERNEDLEKRLGALESKMEALGLSLLALPGLVSQALGQQQRELLGSWTPRLCSATAPCTPTRTPRSPSTAPPTSSDSG, from the exons ATGAGCGGCTGCCGGTACAATGGGGGGGTGGCACGGCCCCGGGGCCCCCTGAACGCCTCCGCTCGCAGCCTGCACCCGCTGGAGGGTGAGACCCAGCCGCTGCGACCCCACCGTCCCCCCGGCCTCGAGGTGGTGGTCTCACGGCCGGAGCAGCCCGGGGGTCCGGatcccggcccggcggcggccccggggcaggATGCGGCCGAGGAGCGGCGACGAGGACCCCGGAGGAACCAGAACATCGGGTACAAGCTGGGGCACCGGCGAGCCCTCTTCGAGAAGCGGAAGCGCCTCAGCGATTACGCCCTCATTTTCGGGATGTTCGGCATCGTGGTGATGGTCACGGAGACGGAGCTGTCCTGGGGGGTCTACACCAAG GAGTCATCGTATTCGTTTGCACTGAAATGCCTTATCAGCCTCTCGACCGTCATCCTCCTGGGGCTCATCGTCATGTACCACGCCAGGGAGATCCAG CTCTTCATGGTGGATAACGGCGCCGACGACTGGCGCATCGCCATGACCTACGAGCGCATCTTCTTCATCGCCCTGGAGCTGATCGTCTGCGCCATCCACCCCATCCCCGGCCAGTACCTCTTCACCTGGACGGCGCGGTTGGCTTTCACCTATGCCGCCTCGGTAGCCGATGCCGATGTAGACATCATCCTCTCCATCCCCATGTTCCTGCGGCTGTACCTGATCGGGCGCGTCATGCTGCTGCACAGCAAGCTCTTCACCGACGCCTCCTCCCGCAGCATCGGTGCCCTCAACAAGATCAACTTCAACACCCGCTTCGTTATGAAGACCCTCATGACCATCTGCCCCGGCACCGTCCTCCTGGTCTTCAGCATCTCCTCCTGGATCATCGCCGCCTGGACGGTCCGTGTCTGCGAGAGGTACGTGGG GTACCACGACAAGCAGGAGGTGACCAGCAACTTCTTGGGGGCAATGTGGCTGATCTCCATCACCTTCCTCTCCATCGGCTACGGGGACATGGTGCCGCACACCTACTGCGGGAAGGGCGTGTGTCTGCTCACCGGCATCATG GGTGCCGGCTGCACCGCTCTGGTCGTCGCTGTCGTTGCTAGAAAGCTAGAGCTCACCAAAGCGGAGAAACACGTGCACAACTTCATGATGGATACGCAGCTAACGAAGCgg GTGAAAAATGCTGCTGCCAACGTACTCAGGGAAACGTGGCTCATCTACAAACACACCAAGCTGGTGAAGAAGATCGACCATGCCAAAGTTCGGAAACACCAGCGTAAGTTCCTCCAAGCCATCCATCA GTTGAGGAGCGTGAAGATGGAGCAGCGGAAGCTGAACGACCAGGCCAACACGCTGGTGGACCTGGCAAAG ACCCAGAACATCATGTACGACATGGTCTCGGAGCTGCAGGAGCGTAACGAGGACCTGGAGAAGCGGCTGGGCGCCCTGGAGAGCAAGATGGAGGCGCTGGGGCTGAGCCTGCTGGCGCTGCCGGGGCTGGTCAGCCaagccctggggcagcagcagcgtGAGCTCCTGGGGAGCTGGACCCCCCGTCTCTGCTCCGCCACGGCCCCTTGCACCCCCACCCGAACCCCCAGGTCCCCTTCCAccgccccccccacctcctcggACAGCGGgtga
- the KCNN1 gene encoding small conductance calcium-activated potassium channel protein 1 isoform X2, translating to MLPVARGRGVEGSPWHPDPRTPPAPSPGPAAPNAPRPPPAGPGEPEQVAPAPLSHAGSPGPLSARAMSGCRYNGGVARPRGPLNASARSLHPLEGETQPLRPHRPPGLEVVVSRPEQPGGPDPGPAAAPGQDAAEERRRGPRRNQNIGYKLGHRRALFEKRKRLSDYALIFGMFGIVVMVTETELSWGVYTKESSYSFALKCLISLSTVILLGLIVMYHAREIQLFMVDNGADDWRIAMTYERIFFIALELIVCAIHPIPGQYLFTWTARLAFTYAASVADADVDIILSIPMFLRLYLIGRVMLLHSKLFTDASSRSIGALNKINFNTRFVMKTLMTICPGTVLLVFSISSWIIAAWTVRVCERYHDKQEVTSNFLGAMWLISITFLSIGYGDMVPHTYCGKGVCLLTGIMGAGCTALVVAVVARKLELTKAEKHVHNFMMDTQLTKRVKNAAANVLRETWLIYKHTKLVKKIDHAKVRKHQRKFLQAIHQLRSVKMEQRKLNDQANTLVDLAKTQNIMYDMVSELQERNEDLEKRLGALESKMEALGLSLLALPGLVSQALGQQQRELLGSWTPRLCSATAPCTPTRTPRSPSTAPPTSSDSG from the exons ATGCTCCCCGTAGCGCGGGGCCGTG GTGTGGAGGGAAGCCCATGGCACCCGGACCCCCGGACCCCCCCCGCGCCaagccccggccccgcagcccctaACGCCCCGAGgccccccccggccggccccggggagCCCGAGCAG GTCGCCCCCGCGCCGCTGAGCCATGCGGGATCGCCCGGCCCCCTCTCCGCCAGAGCCATGAGCGGCTGCCGGTACAATGGGGGGGTGGCACGGCCCCGGGGCCCCCTGAACGCCTCCGCTCGCAGCCTGCACCCGCTGGAGGGTGAGACCCAGCCGCTGCGACCCCACCGTCCCCCCGGCCTCGAGGTGGTGGTCTCACGGCCGGAGCAGCCCGGGGGTCCGGatcccggcccggcggcggccccggggcaggATGCGGCCGAGGAGCGGCGACGAGGACCCCGGAGGAACCAGAACATCGGGTACAAGCTGGGGCACCGGCGAGCCCTCTTCGAGAAGCGGAAGCGCCTCAGCGATTACGCCCTCATTTTCGGGATGTTCGGCATCGTGGTGATGGTCACGGAGACGGAGCTGTCCTGGGGGGTCTACACCAAG GAGTCATCGTATTCGTTTGCACTGAAATGCCTTATCAGCCTCTCGACCGTCATCCTCCTGGGGCTCATCGTCATGTACCACGCCAGGGAGATCCAG CTCTTCATGGTGGATAACGGCGCCGACGACTGGCGCATCGCCATGACCTACGAGCGCATCTTCTTCATCGCCCTGGAGCTGATCGTCTGCGCCATCCACCCCATCCCCGGCCAGTACCTCTTCACCTGGACGGCGCGGTTGGCTTTCACCTATGCCGCCTCGGTAGCCGATGCCGATGTAGACATCATCCTCTCCATCCCCATGTTCCTGCGGCTGTACCTGATCGGGCGCGTCATGCTGCTGCACAGCAAGCTCTTCACCGACGCCTCCTCCCGCAGCATCGGTGCCCTCAACAAGATCAACTTCAACACCCGCTTCGTTATGAAGACCCTCATGACCATCTGCCCCGGCACCGTCCTCCTGGTCTTCAGCATCTCCTCCTGGATCATCGCCGCCTGGACGGTCCGTGTCTGCGAGAG GTACCACGACAAGCAGGAGGTGACCAGCAACTTCTTGGGGGCAATGTGGCTGATCTCCATCACCTTCCTCTCCATCGGCTACGGGGACATGGTGCCGCACACCTACTGCGGGAAGGGCGTGTGTCTGCTCACCGGCATCATG GGTGCCGGCTGCACCGCTCTGGTCGTCGCTGTCGTTGCTAGAAAGCTAGAGCTCACCAAAGCGGAGAAACACGTGCACAACTTCATGATGGATACGCAGCTAACGAAGCgg GTGAAAAATGCTGCTGCCAACGTACTCAGGGAAACGTGGCTCATCTACAAACACACCAAGCTGGTGAAGAAGATCGACCATGCCAAAGTTCGGAAACACCAGCGTAAGTTCCTCCAAGCCATCCATCA GTTGAGGAGCGTGAAGATGGAGCAGCGGAAGCTGAACGACCAGGCCAACACGCTGGTGGACCTGGCAAAG ACCCAGAACATCATGTACGACATGGTCTCGGAGCTGCAGGAGCGTAACGAGGACCTGGAGAAGCGGCTGGGCGCCCTGGAGAGCAAGATGGAGGCGCTGGGGCTGAGCCTGCTGGCGCTGCCGGGGCTGGTCAGCCaagccctggggcagcagcagcgtGAGCTCCTGGGGAGCTGGACCCCCCGTCTCTGCTCCGCCACGGCCCCTTGCACCCCCACCCGAACCCCCAGGTCCCCTTCCAccgccccccccacctcctcggACAGCGGgtga